A single Chloroflexota bacterium DNA region contains:
- a CDS encoding PHP domain-containing protein, with protein MTGARAVIDLHCHTAASFDSLASPESVVRAASSRGLTHLAITDHDRIDGALRARDAAPEGLTVIVGEEVRTLEGDLICVFLERPIPSGSPVLEAIAAARDQGGLVGIPHPFDRHRASLLMNPDLEELAGLVDWIETWNARLVDRGGNERAATFAREHGLPGIAVSDAHSILEVGVAHSTLIGDPSTSAGLRDALPSVSHGFGRAPDVARSTSPIGRLMGRARGEHRAPSPDPTAIGSTANRTDREQ; from the coding sequence ATGACGGGCGCGCGCGCAGTCATCGACCTCCATTGCCACACCGCCGCAAGCTTCGATTCGCTCGCCTCGCCCGAGTCCGTGGTCCGTGCGGCCTCATCCCGCGGTCTCACCCATCTCGCGATCACGGACCACGATCGGATCGATGGCGCGCTCCGGGCCCGGGACGCCGCACCGGAAGGCCTTACGGTGATCGTGGGTGAGGAGGTTCGAACCCTGGAGGGCGATCTCATCTGCGTCTTCCTCGAGCGCCCGATCCCATCCGGATCGCCCGTCCTCGAGGCGATCGCCGCCGCGCGGGATCAGGGCGGGCTCGTCGGCATCCCGCACCCGTTCGACCGACATCGCGCGTCGTTGCTCATGAACCCGGATCTGGAAGAGCTCGCCGGGTTGGTCGACTGGATCGAAACGTGGAACGCTCGACTCGTTGATCGCGGAGGCAACGAGCGGGCGGCGACGTTCGCCCGCGAGCACGGCCTGCCCGGCATCGCGGTCTCCGACGCCCATTCGATCCTCGAGGTGGGCGTGGCGCATTCGACGCTCATCGGTGATCCCTCGACATCGGCCGGCCTTCGCGACGCCCTGCCGTCCGTATCCCACGGCTTTGGCCGCGCGCCGGACGTGGCCCGCAGCACCTCTCCGATCGGTCGGCTCATGGGGCGGGCTCGAGGCGAACACAGAGCGCCATCACCGGATCCCACCGCGATCGGATCCACCGCGAACCGCACGGATCGCGAACAGTGA
- a CDS encoding LysM peptidoglycan-binding domain-containing protein, whose protein sequence is MNEGPSPGGIVAVADPIVCPYLGLADDPRSHFAFATAAHRCHSASRPERIEVTHQGSFCLSPDYPACGRYVVPAGPAPGSSVLPGRAAEVPVEVVRGRVRWRAGGARLRRLAFGAAFLLVGLIAVAILAAGLLRHQGPLSAGPSGVSGASPAVGQASPAVGQASPTASPPPTPSASLTPTVGPTTIPTRTHPPLPTTHVVARGETLISIARLYGVTAAAIEKANGIKDPNLITVGQRLIIPAP, encoded by the coding sequence GTGAACGAGGGACCGTCGCCAGGAGGCATCGTTGCGGTAGCCGACCCGATCGTCTGCCCATATCTCGGCCTCGCGGACGATCCCCGATCGCACTTCGCGTTCGCGACGGCCGCCCATCGCTGCCACAGCGCATCGCGGCCTGAACGGATCGAGGTCACCCATCAGGGCTCGTTCTGCCTAAGCCCGGACTACCCCGCCTGCGGACGCTACGTCGTTCCTGCCGGCCCCGCTCCGGGATCGTCGGTCCTCCCCGGTCGTGCCGCGGAAGTGCCGGTCGAGGTCGTCCGCGGCCGTGTCCGATGGCGGGCTGGAGGGGCCAGGCTACGCAGGCTCGCGTTCGGTGCGGCCTTCCTCCTCGTGGGTCTCATCGCCGTCGCGATCCTCGCGGCAGGGCTCCTCCGTCATCAGGGACCGTTGTCCGCCGGTCCATCCGGCGTTTCCGGTGCGAGTCCGGCCGTCGGCCAGGCCAGTCCGGCCGTCGGCCAGGCCAGTCCCACCGCGAGCCCGCCACCGACCCCGAGTGCCTCGCTCACGCCCACGGTCGGACCGACGACGATCCCGACCAGGACTCATCCTCCGCTGCCGACGACCCACGTCGTCGCCCGCGGCGAGACCCTCATCTCGATCGCCCGGCTGTACGGGGTCACCGCGGCCGCCATCGAAAAGGCGAACGGGATCAAGGACCCGAATCTCATCACCGTCGGCCAACGCCTCATCATCCCGGCGCCCTGA
- a CDS encoding sortase: protein MVSDGRPESHRRRRSGRNGRVSLGSALRAGSPAGRRIVALGVVGLIAVSAIGTAIVLSGGFGGVSAGGSGSGGPSLGLSGGGGASGAPGATDTLPPIATSPPTPLPSPTPAGIVATHILIARLGIDLPIVEGDGLDAPLGKAAHYPGSAWPGGGSNIYIYGHARVGMFLSLWQAQVGDKVVLTLADGTKRTYVVRKVLPDVPWDDVSYLNPTPTEQLTLQTSTSYYATAPRFVVIAVPQS from the coding sequence ATGGTGAGCGACGGCCGTCCCGAGTCGCATCGGCGTCGTCGCTCCGGCCGGAATGGCCGCGTTTCGCTCGGGTCGGCGCTCAGGGCCGGCAGCCCGGCTGGTCGCCGGATCGTCGCGCTCGGTGTGGTCGGCCTCATCGCCGTCTCGGCAATCGGCACCGCGATCGTCCTCTCCGGGGGGTTCGGCGGCGTGTCGGCCGGAGGGAGCGGATCCGGCGGGCCGTCACTCGGCCTGTCGGGCGGTGGGGGAGCATCGGGGGCGCCCGGCGCCACGGACACCCTCCCGCCGATCGCCACCAGCCCTCCGACCCCGCTCCCGAGCCCGACGCCGGCCGGCATCGTCGCCACCCATATCCTCATCGCCCGCCTCGGGATCGACCTGCCGATCGTCGAAGGCGATGGGCTCGACGCTCCGCTCGGGAAGGCGGCCCACTATCCGGGTTCGGCCTGGCCGGGCGGCGGATCGAACATCTACATCTACGGCCATGCCCGGGTGGGCATGTTCCTCTCGCTCTGGCAGGCCCAGGTGGGCGACAAGGTGGTTCTCACCCTCGCGGACGGCACGAAGCGGACGTATGTCGTCCGCAAAGTCCTCCCGGATGTGCCATGGGATGACGTCTCCTACCTCAACCCCACCCCCACGGAGCAGCTGACGCTCCAGACCTCAACGTCGTACTACGCGACGGCGCCGCGGTTCGTCGTCATCGCCGTTCCCCAGTCGTGA
- a CDS encoding DUF4012 domain-containing protein, with translation MAALGGGAVLVIVGLWLAATRYLPALDEARALRTDLVAMADRARAAGVELDRPTLLQLQAELKTADGHLADLRDLLASDPLVGLARSFPPTRDAVRGADAVVAAGGDLTAAAADGLTIADQYVTIREAQAATPTTGGSTLAGLVELMATSQSTVNAAIAALNQADQTLAAAPASLPGPIADARDAMRAKIAEYGPPLKAYAHAAGILPDMLGWSGPRRYLVLTQDPAELRPTGGFIGSFGIIAFDKGKITERHFQDVFLLDLPWKYPFITAPGPLSRYLLGPKQPWQLADSNWSPDFPTSAADAIRLYRNEGGSGQVDGVFGLTTYTIDQLLTLTGPITVPEYRVTIASGETTLKTLQLTRAPRAPDQNRKAFLSTFADRLFGTLLALSPHKWADLAGQADLFRTQRLFSTWFADPAAEALSVDAGFDGAVLQSAGDYLYPVDSNVAPASKLNAVTDRALDLSVQLDHYGNAHDNLDIAWTNLIQTDLGAPYRALPTLQNLDVLGLYFRLLVPDRSRIDSVSGGSYERLTAPADIGAEAGREVIGNYLRVPPGTTHLRYAWVSPYAADSAADGTVTYRLTIQKQPGLRAGPLHLSIAVPPGAVLVDASAGLTVRGGTVTLDVTFDRDLVLAIRYRMPAVTP, from the coding sequence GTGGCGGCCCTGGGAGGCGGCGCGGTCCTCGTCATCGTCGGGCTGTGGCTCGCCGCTACGCGCTATCTGCCGGCCCTCGATGAAGCTCGGGCACTCCGGACGGACCTCGTCGCGATGGCGGACCGCGCTCGCGCCGCGGGCGTGGAGCTGGACCGCCCGACCCTCCTCCAGCTCCAGGCGGAACTGAAGACGGCGGATGGGCACCTGGCGGATCTGCGGGACCTGCTCGCGAGCGACCCTCTCGTGGGGCTCGCCCGATCGTTCCCGCCCACCCGGGATGCGGTCCGCGGTGCCGACGCCGTGGTGGCGGCCGGGGGCGATCTCACCGCCGCCGCCGCGGACGGGCTCACGATCGCCGACCAGTACGTCACGATCCGCGAGGCCCAGGCGGCCACCCCCACCACCGGCGGCTCCACGCTCGCCGGCCTCGTCGAGCTCATGGCCACCTCGCAGTCCACCGTCAACGCCGCGATCGCCGCCCTGAACCAGGCCGACCAGACCCTGGCGGCGGCCCCGGCGAGCCTGCCCGGCCCGATCGCCGACGCGCGCGACGCGATGCGCGCGAAGATCGCCGAATACGGTCCGCCCCTGAAAGCCTACGCGCACGCGGCCGGGATCCTCCCGGACATGCTCGGCTGGAGCGGCCCGCGTCGCTACCTCGTCCTGACCCAGGATCCTGCCGAGCTCCGGCCCACCGGCGGGTTCATCGGGAGCTTCGGGATCATCGCCTTTGACAAGGGCAAGATCACAGAGCGCCACTTCCAGGATGTCTTCCTCCTGGACCTGCCCTGGAAGTATCCGTTCATCACGGCCCCGGGTCCCCTCTCGCGCTACCTCCTGGGCCCGAAGCAGCCCTGGCAGCTCGCCGACTCGAACTGGTCGCCGGACTTCCCCACCAGTGCGGCGGACGCCATCCGCCTCTATCGGAACGAAGGGGGGAGCGGCCAGGTGGATGGCGTGTTCGGCCTCACCACCTACACGATCGATCAGCTGCTCACCCTCACCGGACCCATCACGGTCCCGGAGTACCGGGTAACGATCGCGTCCGGTGAGACGACCCTCAAGACCCTCCAGCTCACCCGCGCGCCCCGGGCGCCGGATCAGAACCGCAAGGCCTTCCTCTCCACCTTCGCGGACCGCCTGTTCGGGACCCTCCTCGCCCTCTCGCCCCACAAGTGGGCGGACCTCGCCGGCCAGGCGGATCTCTTCCGGACACAGCGGCTCTTCAGCACCTGGTTCGCCGATCCAGCCGCCGAGGCGCTCTCGGTGGATGCCGGATTCGACGGTGCCGTCCTCCAGTCCGCCGGGGACTACCTCTACCCGGTCGACTCCAACGTGGCCCCGGCCTCCAAGCTCAACGCAGTGACGGACCGGGCGCTCGATCTGAGCGTCCAGCTGGACCACTACGGCAACGCCCACGACAACCTGGACATCGCCTGGACGAACCTAATCCAGACGGATCTCGGAGCACCGTACCGGGCCCTGCCCACCCTCCAGAACCTCGACGTCCTCGGGCTGTATTTTCGGCTCCTCGTTCCCGATCGGAGCCGAATCGACTCGGTCTCCGGCGGCAGCTACGAGCGCCTCACGGCACCGGCGGATATCGGGGCGGAGGCGGGCCGGGAGGTCATCGGCAATTACCTTCGCGTTCCGCCGGGCACCACCCACCTCCGCTACGCGTGGGTGAGCCCGTACGCCGCGGACAGCGCGGCGGATGGGACCGTCACGTACCGCCTCACGATCCAGAAGCAGCCGGGTCTCCGGGCGGGCCCACTTCATCTGTCGATCGCCGTGCCGCCGGGTGCCGTACTCGTGGACGCCAGCGCCGGGCTCACCGTCCGCGGTGGCACCGTCACCCTCGATGTGACCTTCGACCGCGATCTCGTCCTCGCCATCCGCTACCGGATGCCCGCCGTGACTCCGTAG
- a CDS encoding polysaccharide biosynthesis tyrosine autokinase produces the protein MDARGYLRVLRNWAWVLIASVLLSGGAAYLVSSALPKAYQSTATLIVGQSLQSTNPDINQLLASQRLSQTYASLATTTSLLARVVDKAGLNEPTVVLRKNVSVTAATDSTLITITVTDGDPQRAATIANALAGELIAASPAIAGRDASVQSFIDSDLKATAQQITDTQTTLQRLLGLPSPTTDQQNQIQTLQGRLVSLRQTYATLLGSSSNSGANLLTVVDPAIPATQPSSPRVLLNAILTALVGLILAIGIAFLLDYLDDTVKSGDDVEGLLGVPTLGAIIRMKGDGDRSEIYHLAALLYPRSPAAEAYRTLRTNVEFASVDAPVRTLLVTSSIPGEGKTTTAANLAVVFAQAGRRTLLLDADLRKPGAHQIFDLPNAQGLTSLLRSDEVDVAAVAQTTEQENLTVITTGPLPPNPAELLGSQRMRVILDRLSAVAELVIIDSPPLRAVTDAAILASITDGTIFVIDAGRTRRGAAASGREALAKVGARVLGVTLNRLSEKASGDYYYYDYYGGYGADRAAKDGRNGKGKGRDRGKGRGNVPPVPPSVPAGVKRE, from the coding sequence GTGGACGCCCGAGGCTACCTCCGAGTCCTCCGCAACTGGGCGTGGGTCCTCATCGCGAGCGTCCTCCTCAGCGGCGGCGCCGCCTACCTCGTGAGCAGCGCGCTGCCGAAGGCATACCAGAGCACGGCCACTCTCATCGTGGGCCAGTCGCTCCAGTCCACGAACCCGGACATCAACCAGCTCCTCGCGAGCCAGCGTCTGTCCCAGACGTATGCCAGCCTCGCCACCACGACTTCGCTCCTCGCCCGGGTGGTGGACAAGGCGGGCCTCAACGAGCCTACGGTCGTCCTCCGCAAGAACGTCAGCGTGACCGCCGCCACGGACAGCACCCTCATCACGATCACGGTGACGGACGGTGACCCGCAGCGGGCCGCGACGATCGCGAACGCCCTGGCCGGCGAGCTCATCGCCGCATCGCCGGCGATCGCCGGACGCGACGCGAGCGTCCAGAGCTTCATCGACTCGGACCTCAAGGCTACCGCGCAGCAGATTACGGATACCCAGACCACACTCCAGCGCCTCCTTGGTCTGCCCAGCCCGACGACGGACCAGCAGAACCAGATCCAGACCCTCCAGGGGCGCCTCGTCAGCCTCCGCCAGACGTACGCCACCCTCCTTGGATCGAGCTCCAACAGCGGGGCGAATCTCCTCACCGTCGTGGATCCGGCGATTCCGGCGACCCAGCCCTCCAGCCCGCGGGTCCTCCTCAACGCGATCCTCACGGCGCTCGTCGGGCTCATCCTCGCGATCGGGATCGCCTTCCTCCTCGACTACCTCGACGACACGGTGAAGTCCGGCGATGACGTGGAGGGCCTGCTCGGCGTGCCCACCCTCGGCGCGATCATCCGGATGAAGGGCGACGGGGATCGGAGCGAGATCTACCATCTCGCCGCCCTCCTCTACCCGCGCTCACCGGCCGCGGAGGCGTATCGGACGCTCCGGACGAACGTGGAGTTCGCCTCCGTGGACGCGCCGGTCCGGACCCTCCTCGTCACCTCGTCCATCCCGGGCGAGGGCAAGACCACGACCGCCGCCAATCTTGCCGTCGTCTTCGCCCAGGCGGGGCGGCGGACCCTCCTCCTCGATGCGGACCTTCGCAAGCCCGGAGCCCACCAGATCTTCGATCTGCCGAACGCCCAGGGGCTCACGAGCCTCCTCCGCTCCGATGAGGTGGACGTGGCCGCAGTCGCCCAGACGACCGAGCAGGAGAACCTCACCGTCATCACCACCGGACCCCTGCCGCCGAACCCGGCAGAGCTCCTCGGATCCCAGCGGATGCGGGTGATCCTCGATCGTCTCAGCGCGGTGGCGGAGCTCGTCATCATCGACAGTCCGCCGCTCCGGGCCGTCACGGACGCGGCGATCCTCGCCTCCATCACGGACGGGACCATCTTCGTCATCGACGCCGGGCGAACCCGCCGTGGCGCCGCGGCGAGCGGTCGGGAGGCACTGGCCAAGGTGGGCGCCCGGGTCCTCGGGGTCACCCTCAATCGCCTCTCCGAGAAGGCGTCCGGCGACTATTACTACTACGACTACTACGGTGGCTACGGCGCCGACAGAGCCGCGAAGGACGGTCGGAACGGCAAGGGCAAGGGCCGGGACCGTGGCAAGGGACGCGGGAACGTTCCGCCGGTGCCGCCCTCGGTCCCGGCGGGCGTCAAACGGGAGTGA
- a CDS encoding glycosyltransferase: MSGEGGQRRPTRVLIIGINYRPELTSVGPYTAGLAEQLAARGDEVTVLTGLPNYPAWRIAAGTPRALLRRETIRGVTVIRAAHYVPATQSAIRRALYEGTFGLTGLLASLRLPRPDAILGVVPSLSGGVLARAVGEVLHVRYGLLFQDLMGRAAAQSGIPGGGSVTRITSTLETWAAGRATAIGVVSEAFRPTLADMGVDPSRVRSVPNWARLAEPTLSTDETRRRFGWTDGRQVVLHAGNMGNKQGLEQVVAAARLAAERGEPVRFVLAGGGNQEEALRAMGAHLSTLEFLGVQPEGLHASLLAAADVLLLSERPTQLDMSFPSKLTSYLAAGRPIVAAVPPGGASACEMERSLAGLLIPAGEPESLLAALARLRSEPVLAAELAAAGPAYAAVHLSAAAGLARAVALVDEIAA, from the coding sequence GTGAGCGGCGAGGGGGGTCAGCGGAGGCCGACACGGGTGCTCATCATCGGGATCAACTACCGACCGGAGCTCACGTCGGTTGGCCCGTACACCGCGGGGCTCGCCGAGCAGCTTGCCGCGCGGGGCGACGAGGTCACCGTGCTGACCGGACTGCCGAACTATCCGGCCTGGCGGATCGCAGCAGGCACGCCGCGCGCACTCCTTCGGCGCGAGACGATCCGTGGTGTCACGGTCATCCGCGCGGCGCACTACGTCCCGGCGACCCAGTCGGCGATCAGGCGGGCGCTCTACGAGGGGACGTTCGGGCTCACCGGGCTCCTCGCGAGCCTCCGCCTGCCGCGCCCGGATGCGATCCTCGGCGTCGTCCCGAGCCTCTCCGGCGGAGTCCTTGCCCGAGCGGTCGGCGAGGTCCTGCATGTTCGGTACGGCCTCCTCTTCCAGGATCTTATGGGCCGGGCCGCCGCGCAGTCGGGGATCCCCGGCGGCGGGTCCGTCACCCGGATCACCAGCACGCTCGAGACGTGGGCCGCCGGCCGCGCCACCGCGATCGGCGTGGTTTCCGAGGCATTCCGGCCGACCCTCGCGGACATGGGCGTGGACCCGAGCCGCGTCCGCAGCGTGCCGAACTGGGCGCGCCTCGCCGAGCCGACCCTCTCGACGGATGAGACCCGTCGGCGCTTCGGTTGGACTGACGGTCGGCAGGTGGTGCTTCACGCCGGAAACATGGGCAACAAACAGGGCCTGGAGCAGGTGGTCGCCGCTGCCCGGTTGGCAGCCGAACGTGGTGAGCCTGTGCGGTTCGTCCTCGCCGGCGGTGGCAACCAGGAGGAGGCGCTCCGCGCGATGGGCGCGCACCTGTCGACGCTGGAGTTCCTCGGGGTCCAGCCGGAGGGGCTCCACGCCAGCCTGCTGGCGGCTGCCGATGTGCTCCTGCTCTCCGAACGGCCGACCCAACTGGACATGTCATTCCCTTCGAAGCTCACGAGCTACCTCGCGGCGGGCCGGCCGATTGTGGCTGCCGTCCCGCCGGGTGGTGCCTCTGCCTGCGAGATGGAGCGCTCCCTGGCCGGACTCCTCATCCCGGCCGGCGAGCCAGAGTCGCTGCTCGCGGCCCTCGCTCGCCTCCGCTCGGAACCCGTCCTCGCGGCCGAACTCGCGGCTGCGGGCCCCGCCTATGCGGCCGTCCACCTCTCTGCGGCGGCCGGTCTGGCCCGAGCCGTCGCCCTCGTCGACGAGATCGCGGCGTGA
- a CDS encoding lipopolysaccharide biosynthesis protein: MTDVAPVPHVDPAAHGPRTSGAAGRIARGLAANLAGNAVTLLIQLVSVPIFLAAWGVTTYGEWLVLGAVPTYVALSDLSFSSVAGNSMVMLEAQSRRDEATALGRRLWSIVTLMTGTAVLAAIAIAYVFGGVFGTGAAIPAPEARVVLAALFLQVAVGNQYGVLDAWYRAGGRYPLGATMRQLGRLLEFGALIGAVFAGGGPGTAAIAFLIGSLVGFGVSWIVLHRAVPWSTFRPERPHRQTFRELFVPGLAYMAFPIGNALSLQGFTIVIGGVLGAAALVVFSTTRTATRAALQVMGSFGFSIWPELSRSVGGGDIGEARTIVRRAAQASLAVSMLLVAVLGMLGPTLIRSWTHGMVDPPVVLLYLLLLVMVVNSLWSTLSVVLASSNQHIRLAIVYVCGALAALAASIPLTSAFGLAGAALALLMIEIAMLAYTVPASLRLIGEPPVSFLRFVLDVPETVRACKRWWSDRAVR, translated from the coding sequence GTGACAGATGTGGCTCCGGTTCCACACGTAGATCCGGCGGCTCATGGCCCGCGCACCAGCGGTGCGGCCGGACGCATCGCGCGCGGCCTCGCAGCGAACCTCGCCGGCAATGCGGTCACGCTGCTCATCCAGCTCGTCAGCGTGCCGATATTCCTTGCCGCGTGGGGTGTAACGACCTACGGCGAATGGCTTGTCCTAGGTGCAGTCCCGACGTATGTGGCGCTGAGCGATCTGAGCTTTTCGTCCGTCGCAGGAAACTCGATGGTCATGCTCGAGGCACAGAGCAGACGCGACGAGGCGACTGCCCTCGGTCGTCGCCTCTGGTCGATCGTGACGTTGATGACTGGAACCGCGGTGCTGGCCGCGATCGCGATCGCCTACGTGTTTGGCGGGGTCTTTGGCACGGGAGCCGCGATCCCAGCACCAGAGGCACGCGTCGTCCTTGCGGCGCTGTTCCTGCAGGTCGCTGTCGGCAACCAATACGGCGTGCTGGACGCGTGGTACCGGGCCGGTGGGCGTTATCCCCTGGGAGCGACCATGCGCCAACTCGGGCGCCTCCTCGAGTTCGGCGCGCTGATAGGGGCGGTGTTCGCAGGAGGCGGACCAGGGACTGCAGCCATCGCGTTCCTGATCGGTAGCCTCGTTGGTTTTGGAGTGTCCTGGATCGTCCTTCACCGGGCCGTACCGTGGTCCACCTTCCGGCCGGAGCGCCCACACCGTCAGACGTTCCGCGAACTGTTCGTGCCCGGACTCGCGTACATGGCATTCCCGATCGGCAACGCGTTGTCGCTGCAGGGGTTCACGATCGTCATCGGAGGCGTCCTTGGCGCAGCGGCCCTCGTGGTGTTCTCAACCACCCGGACAGCCACACGCGCCGCCTTACAGGTGATGGGCTCATTTGGCTTCTCGATCTGGCCAGAACTGTCCCGATCCGTGGGCGGCGGAGATATCGGCGAGGCGCGGACGATTGTGCGGCGCGCCGCACAGGCCTCACTCGCGGTCTCCATGCTGCTCGTTGCCGTCCTAGGAATGCTGGGGCCAACACTGATTCGATCATGGACCCACGGGATGGTCGATCCGCCGGTCGTGCTCTTGTACCTCCTCCTGCTCGTGATGGTTGTGAACTCCCTCTGGTCCACGCTTTCGGTGGTACTGGCATCCTCGAACCAACACATCCGGCTTGCGATCGTCTACGTCTGCGGTGCCCTTGCCGCTCTGGCCGCGTCGATTCCACTGACCTCGGCCTTTGGGTTGGCTGGTGCAGCTCTGGCGTTGCTGATGATTGAGATCGCCATGCTGGCCTATACCGTGCCCGCGTCGCTGCGTCTCATTGGAGAGCCTCCCGTCAGCTTCCTGCGCTTCGTCTTGGACGTTCCCGAGACCGTGCGCGCGTGTAAGCGTTGGTGGTCCGATCGAGCGGTTCGGTGA
- a CDS encoding sugar nucleotide-binding protein gives MGVAVFVVGHRGMLGTAVRRYLDELGHRVLTTDLRFTGGATDPLIEQVERSDAEVIVNCAGVLSSNAATEAEMLVSNALLPLQLGARLGEGRLFIHASTDGVFSGERGRYSVDDRPDATDTYGLSKHLGELVIHLAHTVVIRTSIVGAGGGLLRWLLEQRSDVPGYTDHFWNGVTTVEWARVCAEMIERRRSQAPGIVHLTSRQPISKFELLDAAARIFGSPVRVLPVTSGRPVNRVLVPTIERGRITQQLAALRRWERGGP, from the coding sequence ATGGGCGTCGCGGTCTTCGTTGTCGGCCACCGAGGGATGCTCGGCACAGCGGTCCGCCGGTACCTCGACGAACTAGGTCATAGGGTCCTGACGACCGACCTTCGGTTCACCGGGGGTGCTACAGACCCGCTCATCGAGCAGGTCGAGCGAAGTGATGCCGAAGTCATCGTGAACTGTGCAGGGGTACTCTCGTCGAATGCGGCGACCGAGGCCGAGATGCTCGTGTCCAATGCCTTGCTGCCGCTGCAGTTGGGAGCTCGTCTCGGCGAAGGACGGCTGTTCATCCATGCAAGCACGGACGGGGTCTTCAGCGGGGAGCGTGGCCGGTACAGTGTCGATGACAGGCCGGACGCGACGGACACATACGGACTGTCCAAGCACCTCGGTGAGCTTGTGATTCACCTTGCGCACACCGTGGTCATCAGGACTTCGATTGTTGGTGCTGGGGGAGGCCTGCTCCGCTGGCTCCTAGAGCAGCGCAGCGACGTACCCGGATACACAGACCACTTCTGGAACGGCGTTACGACTGTCGAGTGGGCACGAGTCTGCGCGGAAATGATCGAGCGACGTAGGTCACAGGCGCCGGGGATCGTCCATCTCACATCGCGGCAACCGATCAGCAAGTTCGAGCTTCTCGATGCGGCAGCGCGTATCTTCGGATCTCCAGTTCGCGTCCTGCCCGTGACTAGTGGGCGACCCGTCAATCGTGTGCTGGTGCCTACAATCGAACGTGGCCGGATTACGCAGCAGCTCGCGGCACTCCGTCGATGGGAACGAGGCGGTCCATGA
- a CDS encoding methyltransferase domain-containing protein → MLRMDPMPLAGQFCDMEIEAATAPRFPLTWVQCQWCELVQVLEDVPDDVLYAQYRYGSSTVPGLVRHFEEYATFLIKRFGPLGVHIIEIGANDGILLSRLPKAWHRVGIDPSDVAREHRSGDYELLNVPFTLELATRHPDRGKVDLVTSSNAMAHFTDLCGAIEAAHVLLRPGGELILEVHDLSATLEGGQWDTIYHEHKVEWSERSLRACVTEVGFEATFSQRLPLHGGLLRCGFRSVNRSSPITRSSALDPQPFRPLVNSYLRRRESQLYSAVAAAGCDGRRVVAYGASGRANVWMNQMPELHFDYVLDDSPLRVGRWLPCVAVPIYPSGTLESDSPDVCLVTAWNYSRDIKAKHPGFRGTWLQTFDLEP, encoded by the coding sequence TTGCTTCGGATGGATCCGATGCCCCTTGCGGGCCAATTCTGTGACATGGAGATCGAAGCAGCCACCGCACCACGGTTTCCATTGACCTGGGTGCAATGCCAGTGGTGCGAGCTAGTTCAGGTCCTGGAAGACGTTCCCGATGATGTCCTCTACGCTCAGTATCGGTACGGCAGCTCGACCGTCCCGGGGCTGGTCCGCCACTTCGAGGAATACGCGACGTTTCTCATCAAGCGCTTCGGACCCCTCGGCGTACACATCATCGAAATCGGCGCGAACGATGGGATCCTTCTCTCCCGTCTGCCCAAGGCGTGGCATCGGGTCGGTATCGACCCAAGTGACGTGGCCCGTGAACATAGGTCCGGAGACTATGAGCTCCTCAACGTGCCCTTCACACTGGAGCTGGCGACGAGGCACCCCGACCGCGGGAAGGTCGATCTAGTCACGTCTTCGAATGCGATGGCCCACTTCACCGATCTATGTGGGGCCATTGAGGCCGCCCATGTGCTCCTTCGACCGGGCGGGGAGTTGATCTTGGAAGTCCACGATCTGTCCGCGACACTGGAGGGCGGACAGTGGGACACGATCTACCATGAGCACAAGGTGGAATGGTCCGAGCGATCACTCCGAGCGTGCGTGACTGAGGTGGGCTTCGAGGCCACGTTCAGCCAGCGGTTGCCCCTGCATGGAGGCCTGCTTCGCTGCGGGTTCAGGAGTGTCAACCGATCGAGTCCCATCACCCGATCGAGCGCTCTGGATCCGCAGCCCTTCCGACCGCTGGTCAACAGCTACCTGCGTCGCCGGGAGTCGCAGCTGTACTCAGCCGTGGCTGCCGCCGGATGCGACGGTCGACGCGTGGTGGCGTACGGAGCGTCGGGACGGGCAAACGTCTGGATGAACCAGATGCCGGAACTCCACTTCGACTATGTGCTTGACGACTCACCGCTTCGCGTCGGACGCTGGTTGCCGTGCGTAGCCGTGCCGATCTACCCGTCGGGGACGCTGGAGAGCGACTCGCCGGACGTGTGTCTCGTCACCGCATGGAACTACAGCCGTGACATAAAGGCCAAGCACCCCGGCTTTCGTGGAACCTGGCTCCAGACGTTCGATCTGGAGCCATGA